AGATCTTCACCATCCTGCGCAGCTACTTCCCGGACATCACCAAGGGCGAGGTGAAGGAGGCCACCGACGCCGCCTACGCCGAGTACGCCCACCACATGTCCCTCATCCGCAAGGAGGGAGAGCGGATCATCGACCAGGCCCGGGCAGAGGGCCGCCGGATCATCGTGTTGGCAGGCCGGCCCTATCACGTGGACCCGGAGGTCAACCACGGCATCGACACTCTGATTACCCGCGCCGGCGCCGCGGTCATCACGGAGGACTCCATCTCCAACCGGGTGGAGAAATTCCCCACCACGGTGCTGAACCAGTGGACCTACCACGCCCGTCTCTACGCGGCGGCCCGCTACTGCTGCACCCAGCGGGATATGGACCTGGTGCAGCTGGTCTCCTTCGGCTGCGGCGTGGACGCCATCACCTCCGACGAGACACGGGAGATCCTGCAGGCGGGCGGCAAGCTGTACACCCAGCTGAAGATCGACGAGATCACCAACCTGGGCGCTGTCCGCATCCGGCTGCGGAGCCTGTTCGCTGCCCTGGATGAGCAGGACGAGGCCCGGGAAACTGCCAGAAAGGAGGCGTGAGACATGGAGCTGGAATTCCAGAATTACCCCAAGTTCACCCCTGAAATGAAAAAGACCCATAAGATCCTGATTCCCAACATGGCCCCGGTGCAGTTCCGCATCCTGGCGGCCGTCATGCGGCAGGCCGGCTACACCTGCGAGCTGCTGGAGAACTGCGGCAGCCAGGTCAGCGAGCTGGGATTGAAATACGTCCACAACGACACCTGCTATCCCGCCCTGCTGGTCATCGGCCAGTTCCTGGACGCCCTGGGCTCCGGGAAGTACGATCTGGACCACACCGCCCTGATTATCACCCAGACTGGCGGCGGCTGCCGGGCCTCCAACTACATCCACCTGCTGCGCAAGGCCCTGGTGAAGGCAGGCTATGGCCAGGTTCCGGTGGTGAGCCTGAACTTCTCCGGATTGGAGAAGGACTCCGGCTTCCCCATGACCCTGCCCCTGATGCGCAAGCTTCTGGCCTGCATCTACTACGGCGACCTGCTGGTGGCCCTGAAGGCCCAGACGGAGCCCTATGAGACCCACAAGGGGGACGCGGCCGCTTTGCAGGAGAAGTGGCTGGACACCATCTGCGGCTGGGTCATGGAGGACAAGGGCTGGTCCGGCCGGGAGATCAAGGCCGCCATGCCCAAGATCGCCGCAGAGTTCGCCGCCATTCCCGTTCACCGGGTACCCAAGGTGAAGGTGGGCGTGGTAGGGGAGATCTACGTGAAATACTCCCCCTGGGCAACAATGACCTGGAGAAGTTCCTGGCCTCCCAGGACTGCGAGGTGAACCTGCCGGGCCTGATGGGCTTTGTGCAGTACTGCGCCTACAACCCCTCCGAAACCGCCCGGCTGTATGGCGGCACCTTCCTGGAAAAGCATGTGTCAAGCGTAATCCTGGACTACATCGAGGGCATGGAGAAGGTGATGATCCGGGTCCTGAAGGACAACGGCTTCCACGCGCCCCTGCCCTTCCGGGAGCTGGTGAAGCTGACGGACGGCGTCATCTCCACCGGCAACAAAATGGGTGAGGGCTGGCTCCTCACCGCCGAGATGATCGAGCTGGTGCGGGCCGGGTACGAGAACATCGTCTGTGCCCAGCCCTTCGGCTGCCTGCCCAACCACATCTGCGGCAAGGGGATGATCAACAAGATCCGGGAGCTGTACCCCCAGGCCAACATCACCCCCATCGACTACGATCCCAGCGCCACCCGGGTGAATCAGGAGAACCGCATCAAGCTGATGCTGGCGGTGGCCCGGGAGCGGCTGGCGGAGAAGACTGCCGACCAGAGTGCCCGGGAGACTCCGGCGCCCGCAGAGACCCCGCAGAGCGGGGCGGAGCCTCAGACAGTCTCCGTATAAACAAAGCCATAACTGGAAGTGCCGGCGCGGCAGACCCGAGAGGGTCTGCCGCGCTGCTGTTTTCTGGCCGTGCTCCCAGCATTTGTGCCTTGAGGCCCGCAGCCCGTTCCGGTAAAATAGGGCGTGACGACACACGCATTTTGGTGACGATTATCTGAAAAAGGAGCGTTTTCCCTTGCGAAATTTCATCAGACGAACCGCCGCCGCGCTGGCCGTCCTGTGTATGGCGGCCCTGCTGTTGGGTACCCCCACGGAGGCGGAAGAGCGTACATATTCCGCCGGAGGAGAGGCGGTGGGCTACTACGCCGGATGGGCGGCCTACCAGGGCTTCACCCCTGACCAAATCCCGGCGGAGCATCTGACTCAGATCAACTACGCCTTTGCCCAGATCGACCCAGATACCCTCACCATTGCTCTGGAGAATCCAGCCCATGACCAAAAGAACCTGGCCGCCCTGCGGAAGCTGCGCCAGCAGAACCAGCATCTCAAGCTGCTGATCTCCGTGGGCGGGTGGTCGGACTCCCAGTACTTCTCCGACGCGGTCGCCACGGCGGCCCGGCGGGAGAGCTTCGCTGCCAGCTGTGTGGACTTTGTGGTGGAGCAGGGCCTGGACGGGGTGGACCTGGACTGGGAGTACCCGGTATCCGGCGGCGCGGCGGGGACCATCCACCGCCCGGCGGACAAGCAGAACTTCACTCTGCTGCTTCAGGAGCTGCGGGAGCAGCTGGATCGGCAGGGCCGCCGGGACGGGAAGGACTACGCCCTCACTATCGCCGGCGCCGCCGGGAGCTGGTACTTAAACCAGATCGAGGCCGTGAAGGTGGCCGCCATTGTGGACCACATCTTCGTGATGGGCTATGACCTCCACGGCACCTGGGATACCTACGCGGACTTCAACGCACCCCTGTATGCGCCCTCCGGCACCTCGCCCCAGAGCAGAAGCAGCATCTCCGATTGCGTACAGGCCTATCTGAAAAAGGGTATCCCGGCGGAAAAGATCGTCCTGGGGATGCCTTTGTACGGCTATGCCTACCAGGGGGTCAAGGCCCAGAACAACGGCCTGTACAGCACTTACACATCAGCCAAATCCGTCAGCTACAAGATGCTGAAGAAGAGCTATCTGGACAACACGGACTACCGCCAGTTCCGCCATGAAGAGGCGCAGGTGCCCTGGCTCTACGGAAACCGCACCTTCGTCTCCTACGACGATGCCGTGTCCCTCGCTGCCAAGGCACAGCTGGCCCGGTCTCTGGGTCTGGGCGGCGTGGGGTTCTGGGAGATCTCCCAGGACGATGGGGGAGAGCTGATCGCTGCCGCCAGCGGGGCCTTCCGCAGCACCTGGGACAATCCCTTCCGGGACGTACCCCCCGGCGCGTGGTATGAAGAGGCGGTCCAATATGTGTATGAGGCGGGGCTGATGCAGGGGACCACCGGCAGCACCTTTTCCCCTGACCGGGCATCCAACCGGGGCATGATCGCCGCCATCCTCTACCGACTGGAGGGCAGACCCAGGGCGGGGACGCCTCCCTTCACCGATGTGGCGGCGGACAGCTACTGCGCCGATGCGGTGGCCTGGGCGGAACAGCAGGGAATCGTCCGGGGCTTTGACGACGGAACCTTCCGCCCGGAGGGGCGGATCACCCGCCAGCAACTGGCGGCCATCCTGTTCCGGTACACGGAATACAGAGGAGCGGATACCGCGGGCCGGACGGACCTGAGCCGCTTCTCCGACAGCGCCGCTGTGGCGGACTATGCCCGGGATGCCCTGGCCTGGGCGGTGTCTGCTGGACTGCTCCAGGGCCGGTCCGACGGCACGCTGGATCCGTCCGGCTCCGCCACCCGGGCCCAGACGGCAGTGATCCTCCAGCGGCTGGAAACACTGCTGGAAAAGAACTGAACAGAGTGCCGCAGGGCCGGGACACACTGTCCCGGCCCTGCATGTGTCCTCTCCTTGACGGACCGTCCCGTTCCAGGTATGATGGAACCAACAAGATTGGCCGGCAGAGAAGGGGAGCGATTCGATGAAGGTGTGCATTCTGATGGGCAGCCCCAGAAAACAGGGCAATACCAACGCCCTGCTGGGCCCCTTCCGGCAGGAGCTGGAAGGGCTGGGGGCGGAGACGGAAACTGTATGGCTCCATGCTCTGGAGATCAGGCCCTGCACGGCCTGCCGGGCCTGCCAGCGGGACTGGACGGCATTTGGTTGCGCTCAGCGGGACGACGTGCCCATGATCTTTGACAAGGTGCTGGCGTGCGACCTGATCGTGTTGGCCACGCCCATCTATTCCTGGTACTGCACGCCGCCCATGAAGGCATTGCTGGACCGGCTGGTGTACGGCATGGACAAGTATTACGGGGCGGAAAAAGGTCCCGCCCTGTGGGCGGGGAAAGCCCTGGCTCTGCTGCTGACCTGCGGCTACCGCCCGGAGCGGGGCTGCGACCTGTTCGAGGAGGGGATGCGCCGGTACTGCAAGCACGCCCAGCTCCGTTTTCTGGGCAGCCACGCGGAGCGGCACCTGGGGTATGACGTCCCCTTCATGGACGCGGAGAAAGAGGCCCGCACCCGGGCCTTTGCCCGGGAGCTGTGGGATGCCGTGCATTGAAGCACAGCCCCTGTGAGACCGCCGCCCGGCGGTCTCTTTTTCTGCGCATGGGCGGGATAAAACCGCCCCAAACGGTTGACGGACACGGTCCCAAGGCGGTATAATAACATGATTTACAATGGATAAGAGTTTGTCTGGAGGAATTTTGGTATGTGGATCGCGGAGCAATGGCAGGACTATGAGCTGCTGGACTGCGGCGGGGGAGAGAAGCTGGAGCGCTGGGGAGAGCAGTACCTAGTGCGGCCGGACCCCCAGGCCATCTGGGACAGCCCCCGGAAGAACCCCGCCTGGAAGCGGGCCAACGCCCGGTATCTCCGCAGCCAGTCCGGCGGCGGCCACTGGGAGAAGAAGACCCTGCCGGAGAGCTGGAAGATCCGCTACCGGGACCTGACCTTCCAGGTGAAGCCCATGAACTTCAAGCACACGGGCCTGTTTCCGGAACAGGCGGTGAACTGGGATTTCGCCATGGAGAAGATCCGGAACGCCGGGCGGCCCATCCGGGTGCTGAACCTGTTCGCCTACACCGGCGGGGCCACGGTGGCCTGCGCCAAGGCGGGGGCCAGCGTCTGCCACGTGGACGCGGCCAAGGGCATGGTGGCGTGGGCCAGGGAAAACGCCAGACTCTCCGGCCTGGAAGACGCCCCCATCCGCTGGATCGTGGACGACTGCGGCAAGTTTGTGGAGCGGGAGATCCGCCGGGGTAAGACCTACGACGCCATCATCATGGACCCGCCCAGCTACGGCCGGGGCCCCGGCGGCGAGGTGTGGAAGCTGGAGGACAACCTCTACGACTTCGTGAAGCTCTGCGCCGGCGTGCTGTCGGAGCGGCCCCTGTTCGTGCTCATCAACTCCTACACCACGGGCCTGGCCCCGTCGGTGCTGGGGTATCTGCTGCATCTGTTGGTGGGGGCCAAATACGGCGGCAAGTGCACCTGGGACGAGCTGGGCCTGCCGGTGACGGAGACGGGCCTGGCTCTGCCCTGCGGTGCCACAGGCCGCTGGTGCAGCGAGTGAGGCCGTGGGACGGACTGCGGCATACCTGCTGACGCTGGCAGCGGGGGCGGTGCCTGCCCTGGCGCTCTTTGGGTGCCTGAGCCCCCGGCGCCGGCGGCACCTCGCCGCCGCGGGCCTTGCCAGTCCGGTGGTCCGGGAGGCGGGGATGGCCCTCTTCTGGATGTTCTGCGGCGGCATGGCCCTGGTGACCCTGACGCCCCGATGGGTCGTCCAGGCCCTGGCGGGCCTGCTTCAGGGCTGCGGCTGGAACGGGGAGGGGAATCCCTTCTTCGCTCCGGGGACTGTCAATCTGGTTCCCTTCCGGACCCTGGGCGACGGTTACATCCTGGCGGGGAATCTGATCATGTTCCTGCCCTTTGGCTTTTTCCCCGCCCTGCTGTGGCGGGGGTGCACGTGGAAACGCGCGCTCGCCGCGGGCCTGTGTGTCACGGGGTTCATTGAGTGCTGGCAGCTGCTGGTGGGCCGGGCCTTTGACATCGACGACCTGTGGCTCAACACCCTGGGGCCTTTTGCGGCTTCTGGAGCTGGTGCCTGCTGGACCGGGCAGCCCCCGGCTGGACCCGGCGGTTCAGGGTCCGGCAAATACAAGACTGACGAAATGAGGACAGCTATGGCGGAGATCATCCGAACGGAGAATTTACAGTACGCCTACCCGGCGGACGAGGGAGCGGAGCCGGTTCTGGCCCTGAAGGGCGTGGACCTGACCATTGAGCAGGGCTCCTTCGTGGTGGTGCTGGGCCACAACGGATCCGGCAAGTCCACCCTGGCCAAGACGCTCAACGGTGTTCTGCTGCCCTGCGGGGGCCATGTGTACGTGGAGGGAATGGACACCCTGGACGAACATCTGCTGCTGGCCATCCGCCGGACGGTGGGCATGGTGTTCCAGAACCCGGACAACCAGATCGTGGCCAACGTGGTGGAGGAGGACGTGGCCTTCGCCCCGGAGAACCTGGGGGTTTCCAGCAGGGAGATCCGGCAGCGGGTGGACGACGCCCTGGCGGCGGTGGGCATGGGCGAGTTCGCCCGCCACGCGCCCCATCTGCTCTCCGGCGGCCAGAAGCAGCGGATCGCCATTGCCGGCGTGCTGGCTATGGAGCCGGAATGCATCGTGCTGGATGAGGCCACCGCTATGCTGGACCCGGTGGGCCGGCGGGAGGTGCTCTCCGCCGTTCACAGGCTGAACCGGGAGAAGGGCATCACTGTGGTGCTCATCACCCACCACATGAACGAGGCGGAGGACGCCGACCGGGTTGTGGTCATGGACGACGGAAAAGTCATTATGGACGGCGCGCCCCGGCAGGTCTTCACACAGGTGGAGCGGCTGCGGTCCATGGGACTGACGGTGCCGGACACGGTGGACCTGCTGGACCGGCTGCGCAAAGACGGGCTGGACGTGCCCCTCACCGCCCTGACGGTGGAGGAGTGCGCGGACGCCATCCTGGCCGCCGTTTCCAAGTAATCGGAAGGGAAGAGAACATTGGAACCGATACTGCAAGTACAACATCTGACCCACACGTACAGCGTGGGCACGCCCTTCCAGCGCAGCGCGGTGGAGGACATGAGCTTTGACGTGTACGATGGGGAGTTCTTAGGGATCATCGGCCACACCGGCTCCGGCAAATCCACCCTGATTCAGCATCTGAACGGCCTGTTGCGGCCTACGTCGGGGCAGATCCTGCTCCATGGGAAGGACATCTGGGCGGAGCCGAAGAAGATCCGGGACGTCCGCTTCCAGGTGGGGCTGGTGTTCCAGTACCCGGAGTACCAGCTGTTTGAGGAGACGGTGTACAAGGACATCGCCTTCGGCCCCATCAACCAGGGCAAGACCGGGGAGGAGCTGGACCGCTGTGTCCGGGAGGCCGCCCGCCTGGTGGGCATCCGGGACGATCAGCTGGACAAGTCCCCCTTTGAGCTCTCCGGCGGCCAGAAGCGCCGGGTGGCCCTGGCGGGGGTCATGGCTATGGACCCCCAGGTGCTGGTGCTGGACGAGCCCACCGCCGGACTGGATCCGGCGGGCCGGGAGAACCTGATGGCCAACATCCGGGACTACCACCGCAATAAAAAGCGCACCATCATCCTGGTGAGCCACAGCATGGACGAGATCGCCCGGAATGTAGACCGAATCCTGGTGCTGAAGTCCGCTCACGTGCTGATGAGCGGGACTCCGGCGGAGGTGTTCGCCCGGGCGGAGGAGCTGCTCTCTGCCGGGCTGGACGTGCCACAGGTGACCCGTATTGCCATGCGCCTGCGGGAGCAGGGCCTCGCCATCGACCCTGCGGTCTACACCGTGGAGGCCCTGGAGCGGGAGCTGCTGGCGCTGAGAAGGGGGAGACGGGATGCTGAAGGACATCACCCTGGGCCAGTTTTTCCCCGGCGACACCGTGGCCCACCGCCTGGACCCCCGGACGAAGATCCTGCTGGTGGTCCTTTACATCGTGGCGCTGTTCTGCGCCAAGAGCCTGCTGGCCTACGGCATTCTGGCGGCGGTGCTGGCAGTGTGTGTCCGCATCTCCCGAGTAGGGATCAAATCCCTGGTGCGGGGGCTGAAGCCGGTGGTGTTCATCATCGTGTTCACCGGCATTTTGAACCTGTTCTTCACGCCGGGAGAGCACATCCTGGCAGAGCTGGGCTTCCTGCGGATCTCCGCGGAGGGTCTGCAGAACGCCGTGTTCATGGTGCTGCGGATCATGCTGTTGATCATGGGCACGTTCCTGATGACCTACACCACCAGCCCCATCAGCCTCACCGACGGGCTGGAGCGCCTGCTGGGCGGATTGAAAAAAATCCATGTGCCGGTCCATGAGCTGGCCATGATTATGTCCATCGCCCTGCGGTTCATCCCAACCCTGATTGAGGAGACAGACAAGATCATGTCCGCTCAGAAGGCCCGGGGCGCGGACTTTGAGAGCGGGAATATCATCCAGAAGGCCAAGGCCCTGATCCCCATTCTGGTGCCGCTGTTCATCAGCGCCTTCCGCCGGGCGGACGAGCTGGCGGTGGCCATGGAGTGCCGCTGCTACCACGGCGGCGAGGGACGCACCAAGCTCCATGTGCTGCAGTACGAGGGGCGGGACTATCTGGCCCTGGCGCTGGGGCTGGCCGTCACCGCGGGGATCATCGTCCTGCGGCAATTTACGTAACGATTTGCCGGTCCACGGACTGGCTGCCCAGGGTGAGGCCCAGCCGCAGGCCGATGGCAAAGGCAGCCGTGCCCCAGCGGAGATAGCGGCTGGAGAGGAGATCACAGACCTGGATCTGCATGTCCTGCGGCATGGACATCCGGTCCAGCGCCGCCTGGATTTCCGCCTCATCATAGGGCGCCTGCTCCTGCATCAGATGGTCGCCGTAGGTATCGAACAGAAGCTCAAAAACGGATGGCATAGGAGACACTCCTTTGCGAATACAGCTTTTTATGGTATCATTTCGGAATGATGAAACCAGTATAATACAGAAATTTCTGTAAGTCAACAGAACGATCAGAAAAAACTGTATTTTAAGAAAGGGAATGGTCCTTTGGATGTTTTGACTACCTCAGCCAGAATTAAGGCCCGCTGCAAAGCGCAGAAAATTTCAGTCAAAAATTTGCTGGAGCAGACACAGATCAACCGGAATTTTATCTATGACCTGGAAAAAGGCGGACAGATTCCGTCAGCGGAAAAGCTGGAACGCATCGCTGACTATCTGGACTGCTCTGTGGACTATCTGCTGGGGCGGACAGACAACCCGGCGGTCAACCGCTGACCGGCCTCACCGGAAGAGGATTTTCTCCGGGGGGAATGTAGGGGAGACAGTCTGCCGTCCGGCTGCCCCGCATTTTCAATCGCCCGGAGCTGGTAATCATCGAGATCCGTCCGGACGCATGACTGGAAATCATGGATAGTGGACATGGCCTGATTCGGAGCGGCTGTGTTTTGGCAGAGAGGGGAGAGTCCTATGAAGAAGCAGAACATCTGGCTTTGGGCCCTGACTGCGGCTGTGGTTTTGCTGGCAGCAGCCCTGGCGGAGACGCAAGGACAGCTGGGGGAACTTCAGACGGCGTATTCCGCGCTCCAACAGGAGGTGGGAGAACTCCGCCTGGACTTGAAAAGCACACAAAACCGCCTCCAGGAGCAGGAGGAGGCGCTGGAACGAGCGGCCGCCCAAACCGCCCCGCAGCCGGAGGAGTCGCTGCTGGAGCGCTATGAGCTGACGCCCCTTCGGCTGGACGCCGCGGCCCATCAGGTGGAGCTTGGGGTGTCCCTGACCCTGACTACGCCGGACCAGTCGGCGGAAGCCACCCTGAATGTCTATCAGGGCGGCGCGGAGCGCAAGCGTCTGGCCCAGGTGGAGCTGACCCGGTCCGGGGATGGAATCTTCTCCGGTCAGGCGGCGGTGCCTGCGGACAGCACCTCACTCCAGATTCTGGTGACGGTCCGGACCGGCGGCGATACGGCCACAGAGCGGCTCTATGAGGGCCGTGCCACCGGATTGTTGCCGATGGCGCTGTCCAGCCGCAGCGGAGAGGCGGCCCTGCAGGAAGGAGAAGCCCGGATTACCGCCGCCGTCCGGCTGCGTGAAAAGGCGGCCGCAGCCTCCGAGCAGACATTCCGCCTGTACCGGAACGGTCAGTTGGAGGAGACCATCCCGGCCGCCTCCGGCCAGGAATCCGGCACCTGGGAGGGCACCGGGACGGTATCCTGCGCCGCCGGGGACCAGCTGGAGGTGCGGTTCTTCTGCGTGGACGGCCTGGGCCTGGGATATGAGTTCCCTGTCCGGACCTGGACGGTAAAGGAGGACCGGCTGGCGCCGGGCTGGCCCGTCACCAACACCCCGGTGCTGGTCTGGCCGTAAACGGGACGGGGCGCTGGCGGAAGAGGCGCAGGACGGCAGGAGATTCCGGCCGCCCCGGAAGGCTTATCCCCGGATACATGAACTGCGGCGCCGCACAGGGGAGT
This DNA window, taken from Dysosmobacter welbionis, encodes the following:
- a CDS encoding glycosyl hydrolase family 18 protein produces the protein MRNFIRRTAAALAVLCMAALLLGTPTEAEERTYSAGGEAVGYYAGWAAYQGFTPDQIPAEHLTQINYAFAQIDPDTLTIALENPAHDQKNLAALRKLRQQNQHLKLLISVGGWSDSQYFSDAVATAARRESFAASCVDFVVEQGLDGVDLDWEYPVSGGAAGTIHRPADKQNFTLLLQELREQLDRQGRRDGKDYALTIAGAAGSWYLNQIEAVKVAAIVDHIFVMGYDLHGTWDTYADFNAPLYAPSGTSPQSRSSISDCVQAYLKKGIPAEKIVLGMPLYGYAYQGVKAQNNGLYSTYTSAKSVSYKMLKKSYLDNTDYRQFRHEEAQVPWLYGNRTFVSYDDAVSLAAKAQLARSLGLGGVGFWEISQDDGGELIAAASGAFRSTWDNPFRDVPPGAWYEEAVQYVYEAGLMQGTTGSTFSPDRASNRGMIAAILYRLEGRPRAGTPPFTDVAADSYCADAVAWAEQQGIVRGFDDGTFRPEGRITRQQLAAILFRYTEYRGADTAGRTDLSRFSDSAAVADYARDALAWAVSAGLLQGRSDGTLDPSGSATRAQTAVILQRLETLLEKN
- a CDS encoding flavodoxin family protein, translated to MKVCILMGSPRKQGNTNALLGPFRQELEGLGAETETVWLHALEIRPCTACRACQRDWTAFGCAQRDDVPMIFDKVLACDLIVLATPIYSWYCTPPMKALLDRLVYGMDKYYGAEKGPALWAGKALALLLTCGYRPERGCDLFEEGMRRYCKHAQLRFLGSHAERHLGYDVPFMDAEKEARTRAFARELWDAVH
- a CDS encoding class I SAM-dependent methyltransferase; translation: MWIAEQWQDYELLDCGGGEKLERWGEQYLVRPDPQAIWDSPRKNPAWKRANARYLRSQSGGGHWEKKTLPESWKIRYRDLTFQVKPMNFKHTGLFPEQAVNWDFAMEKIRNAGRPIRVLNLFAYTGGATVACAKAGASVCHVDAAKGMVAWARENARLSGLEDAPIRWIVDDCGKFVEREIRRGKTYDAIIMDPPSYGRGPGGEVWKLEDNLYDFVKLCAGVLSERPLFVLINSYTTGLAPSVLGYLLHLLVGAKYGGKCTWDELGLPVTETGLALPCGATGRWCSE
- a CDS encoding energy-coupling factor transporter ATPase, with translation MAEIIRTENLQYAYPADEGAEPVLALKGVDLTIEQGSFVVVLGHNGSGKSTLAKTLNGVLLPCGGHVYVEGMDTLDEHLLLAIRRTVGMVFQNPDNQIVANVVEEDVAFAPENLGVSSREIRQRVDDALAAVGMGEFARHAPHLLSGGQKQRIAIAGVLAMEPECIVLDEATAMLDPVGRREVLSAVHRLNREKGITVVLITHHMNEAEDADRVVVMDDGKVIMDGAPRQVFTQVERLRSMGLTVPDTVDLLDRLRKDGLDVPLTALTVEECADAILAAVSK
- a CDS encoding energy-coupling factor transporter transmembrane component T family protein encodes the protein MLKDITLGQFFPGDTVAHRLDPRTKILLVVLYIVALFCAKSLLAYGILAAVLAVCVRISRVGIKSLVRGLKPVVFIIVFTGILNLFFTPGEHILAELGFLRISAEGLQNAVFMVLRIMLLIMGTFLMTYTTSPISLTDGLERLLGGLKKIHVPVHELAMIMSIALRFIPTLIEETDKIMSAQKARGADFESGNIIQKAKALIPILVPLFISAFRRADELAVAMECRCYHGGEGRTKLHVLQYEGRDYLALALGLAVTAGIIVLRQFT
- a CDS encoding helix-turn-helix domain-containing protein — its product is MTTSARIKARCKAQKISVKNLLEQTQINRNFIYDLEKGGQIPSAEKLERIADYLDCSVDYLLGRTDNPAVNR
- a CDS encoding L,D-transpeptidase translates to MKKQNIWLWALTAAVVLLAAALAETQGQLGELQTAYSALQQEVGELRLDLKSTQNRLQEQEEALERAAAQTAPQPEESLLERYELTPLRLDAAAHQVELGVSLTLTTPDQSAEATLNVYQGGAERKRLAQVELTRSGDGIFSGQAAVPADSTSLQILVTVRTGGDTATERLYEGRATGLLPMALSSRSGEAALQEGEARITAAVRLREKAAAASEQTFRLYRNGQLEETIPAASGQESGTWEGTGTVSCAAGDQLEVRFFCVDGLGLGYEFPVRTWTVKEDRLAPGWPVTNTPVLVWP